One genomic region from Clarias gariepinus isolate MV-2021 ecotype Netherlands chromosome 22, CGAR_prim_01v2, whole genome shotgun sequence encodes:
- the LOC128510230 gene encoding proteasomal ubiquitin receptor ADRM1-like, with product MSSGALFPSLVSGSRGSSSKYLVEFRAGKMSLKGSIVTPDKRKGQVYIQQTDDSLIHFCWKDRTTGNVEDDLIIFPDDCEFKRVSQCTTGRVYVLKFKAGSKRLFFWMQEPKTDKDDEYCRKVNEYLNNPPIPGALGSGGSSHELSALGGEGGLQSLLGNMSHNQLMQLIGPTGLGGLGGLGALAGPGLASLLGGSVPATSSSSSSSRSQSTAVTPSSTSAAPRLSSSQVPTTPTTPSAATGASPVTTPTTPAAPAPSAGATSPTQPIQLSDLQNILATMNVPAAAQAVDLASVLTPEIMAPILANAEVQQRLLPFLPSGESLPQSTDELQNTLTSPQFQQAISLFSSALASGQLGPLMNQFGLPAEAVDAANKGDVEAFAKAMEGEAKTEQEGKPKDKKDDDEDMSLD from the exons ATGTCTTCTGGGGCCTTATTTCCAAGTTTGGTTTCTGGGTCACGTGGCTCATCCAGTAAATATCTGGTGGAGTTCCGTGCCGGAAAAATGAGCCTGAAAGGAAGCATTGTGACCCCTGATAAACGCAAAGGTCAGGTCTACATTCAACAGACTGACGACTCACTTATTCATTTCTGCTGGAAGGACAGAACAACTGGGAATGTGGAAGAT GACTTGATCATTTTTCCGGATGACTGCGAGTTCAAGAGAGTCAGTCAGTGCACAACAGGTCGTGTCTATGTGCTGAAGTTTAAAGCCGGTTCCAAGCGTCTCTTCTTTTGGATGCAG GAACCCAAAACTGATAAAGATGATGAGTATTGCCGGAAAGTAAATGAGTACTTGAACAATCCACCCATACCTGGTGCCCTTGGTAGCGGAGGCAGCAGTCATGAGCTTTCTGCTCTAGGAG GTGAAGGTGGCCTCCAGAGTCTTCTGGGTAATATGAGTCATAATCAGTTGATGCAGCTAATTGGACCAACTGGACTTGGTGGACTTG GGGGTCTGGGTGCCCTAGCTGGACCAGGACTTGCTAGTTTGTTGGGGGGCAGTGTTCCAGCAACCAGCAGTTCATCCTCCAG CTCTCGCAGTCAGTCCACGGCTGTCACTCCATCCTCTACATCAGCAGCTCCCCGCCTCAGTTCATCTCAGGTTCCGACTACTCCCACTACCCCCTCTGCAGCCACTGGAGCGTCTCCTGTGACCACACCCACTACTCCTGCAGCCCCTGCTCCCTCAGCCGGGGCTACCAGCCCCACCCAGCCCATTCAGCTCAGTGACCTACAGAATATCCTGGCAACCATGAATGTGCCTGCAGCTGCACAAGCAG ttgatctTGCCAGTGTTTTAACACCAGAGATCATGGCACCAATCCTGGCGAATGCAGAGGTTCAGCAGCGGCTGCTTCCTTTTCTTCCATCAGGAGAGTCTCTTCCCCAGAGCACAGACGAACTCCAGAACACGCTCACCTCACCACAATTTCAGCAG GCTATAAGTTTGTTTAGTAGTGCTCTAGCCTCGGGACAGTTAGGACCCTTGATGAATCAGTTTGGGTTGCCTGCAGAAGCTGTAGATGCAGCTAATAAAGGAG ACGTTGAAGCATTTGCCAAGGCAATGGAAGGTGAAGCTAAAACTGAGCAAGAAGGAAAGCCTAAGGACAagaaagatgatgatgaagacaTGAGCCTTGATTAG